GATGCCCGCTGCCTGCCCAGGtgagtcttcccttctccctaaTTACAACTCCCTGGAACCTTACCCAAGCACATATACCATTCCCATCACCCCATAGATAGTAGTCCAGGTGAGACTTCTAGCAACTCCCTAACCTATCCATATTGGTTGGGAGGAGGGCAGTATTTGGGGTCTAgtcttcccttttaatttttattctgctaTGGGGAGGTGGGTCCCATCCTACCCAAGTGACCCCACCCCCAAACAACTCCAGCAGCCCTATCCGGATGTTCGCCTCCTTCCACCCCTCGGCCAGCACTGCAGGAACCCCTGGGGATGGAGACCCCCCAGACAGGTGAGGATTCCCCCTCCCCTCATTCTATGTGCTTgtgattctccttttcctcaaATTCCCTGgtgtctctttttctcctcctataTACTTTAAtccctgaaaaaaatatatatgtgccCAATTCCAATATTTTCTCTGTAACAAAAAAACGTTTTTTCTCTTCCAAGTAGGATAAATCTCCTTTCACCCTTACTTTCTCTGTAGGTCACCCCTGGACCTTCAAGTTGCTGGTTTCCCTTCAGATTCCCCAAGGAGTGCCCCCCATTCATCATCATCTTCACCCCCAGGCCCCTCCCCTGTTCCCTCCAGAAGATCAGCTCCCCAGGGTTCTTCTCCTCTGTGTCGTGGCTTATCTCCTGGAGCTGGTGTGGGAACCCGGGTAGGGGCTGGGTACCTGTCCCGAGGAGACCCTGTCCGTGTACTGGCTCGGAGGGTTCGACCCGATGGCTCTGTGCAGTACCttgtggagtggggtgggggaggcataTTCTAAAAGGAGCTGATTGTTCCTCCTCTCCCTAGCCCTTTTTCACATAAATACAACAGGCACTTTCACACCCTGACTTCTGACCTCACCTGCAGCTGGGATGTACCTGgggggggggtgtgggggggggacCCTTCCTTACCATCCAGGCCAGTCAGGTGGGGAGAGGCCCCTTTCTTCCTCAACTACCCCTCCATGATTCCTGACCCTACAGCCTTTTCCCATTTCCCGTGATATTTTGTTAcagctttttttatatttttaaaagttatttaacccccttgggggagggaggggaatagACTAGGGGATCGTGGGCTCTGTATGGttggaaataaagataaatataccCTTCAGAAACTTGAATTATCTTGATAAAGAGGAAAATGGGAATGGGGTGGGCTTCCTACTGAATTCCTAACTGAATACCCATAGCAAATAATACATGTATTAAGGAAAAGGTCAAGAGGCAGCATTCTGGGGATAGGGTTTATTACAGAAAGTAGGAAAATGTAGAAGTTCTCTTAAAGTaggctcagaaatcaaaataGTGTCATTTTCTAGTGGTGCAATCTTTTACCCAGTGAAGGTATGGAAGGTTCCCTTGTTGCACAGGTAATGAAATGACTTCAACCACTTCATATGGGTGAACGGAACTAGAAACAGAAAAGCCACCAATAGTTGAGCAGTAGTTCCTTATCCTCAAAATGCACCCAGAACTCATCTCCCACTCCCACCAAAAAATTAATCCATGTCCTCACCGAATAAATTCCGTCAAGTTTGGTGTCAAACTAGTTTGAGTCTTCATCATCTGAAAGAGAGgactagatgaggaaacttatcTAGGTAGAAAGTGCAGGAGGAGTCAAAATAACAGCAGAAAAGAGCTGGAAATTAAGGAGGGAAAATCTTACCATCATCACCTCACAGTCTTCTTGAATTTTTCCTTTCCAATCATAGCTGAAAGATAGCAAAAGGTTACTGGAGAAAGATACACTTTCTCCCTAGGAAATCTCTCCACACACCTTCCCATAACTTACATAGATGTAATATGAGGCACTAGATTGACACAGGCGACCAGTCGCTTTTCCACCACAGACCTGGAAATAAAACCCAGTTCAGTGCTGATACGCTCTGCTTTCCCCTCAACTGGAGAGTAGTAACCCAAAGATCCCCTCAACTGCCCCTCCAACTTGCCTCCGACCTTCCTCATCATTTTCAGATCCCCTCCCTCCTCTGGTCCCACCAACCTGGCAATAGTTTTGGCGACCTTTTCACTGGGGCAAGTGACAAAGACGACAGAGACGGAACCGGCAATGTAGTCCGAGCTGGCCGAGTCTGAGGCATCTGGAGGGTGCGAGGCCATGGAGAAGGCTCGGGGAAGCAGCAGTAGACGGGGATACGGGAAGAACAGCGCGCGCATCCACAAAAGGGACAGAAACAAAGCAGCCTGGGGGATTGGGGGGGAAGCCCAGCACTGAATGAGACCAGCTCCGGGCCGCTTCAGGCCTAGGGCTCTAGATGTGGGGAGGTGCCCCCTCCCTCACACCCCGTGTGGTCACGGATGCAGGACGAGGAGCccaggttaggaaactgaggcacagactttcccggaaggggaggggaagaccTGGAGGCCTGGCGTGCAGGTTTAGAGCTCTGAGGAAGAAGGTGCTCATCACTCACCACTCCGCCGAGCCAGACCTGGGGGCCCCGTCCCACCAACATGCAGCCCAGGCAGACAGATATAGGGGGTCGGGGTCAAAGGTCACGtcaagaggagggaagaaaatgtcCCAAAGCCTAGAGCATAGAAAAACCAGAGAAAGCGTACCTCTTTTACGACCACGTGATAAGAAGGCCCGCCCCATCACCATGCCACGTGATATAGGAATCGCCTCGCCTACAGTGCTCCCGGCCCCAATCCGTGAGGTCCAGCATTTTAGATTTGCCCCCGCCCCCAAAAGAAGCAAGGCGGAAGGGGAAGAGTAGGCCAATCAGGAGCTAAAGACCCGAGCACGTGCTACCTCCACTCCCGCCCCTGAATGACCGTTAAAAACCATTTGCCCAAGAATTAGACTGTTGCAGTCTTCTCTTGTCACGTGATGCAGGAGGCTAGAGAATGACGAGGACAGTCCAAGGGGAGGGCTAGAAATCGTTCCCAGCCAAAGTAGGACTTCCGCGCGAGATGAGAGTGGGCCAATCCTAATCCAATTCCTTAAACCATGTGACATGGGTTTGGGGCGGAGGGATAGGGGCAGAAAACTCCTCCCAGGTACTTCGTCCGTGTTGGTTGGAGAGTGTGGAATCTTCCTAACGTTAAATTTGTAGTGCAACTTGGTGGTGATACTTCTCAGTAAAACTGTGCAGAGTGAGAAGATTAGGTCTGAAAGAGTAAGGAGAAGGCGAATAGCAGCAATACAGAAGTTAGACCTTAGCTGAAGAGACAGCTGTAGCATTCCATCCAGTTCTTTTAGGATCTAGACTTCTGAGTTGGGGTCGGGATGATGTTGGCAAATCACCTCcctttggcctcattttcctgatcCATAAACTGAAAGATTTGAGCTCTTTAATACTTTTGAAAGCAGCAGAAACTCAATTGGCTAGTGTTAGGGAGAGAATAATTATTAGACAGAATGAAGTGGGAAAGTCCAGAAA
The window above is part of the Gracilinanus agilis isolate LMUSP501 chromosome 4, AgileGrace, whole genome shotgun sequence genome. Proteins encoded here:
- the CUTA gene encoding protein CutA isoform X1 yields the protein MLVGRGPQVWLGGVAALFLSLLWMRALFFPYPRLLLLPRAFSMASHPPDASDSASSDYIAGSVSVVFVTCPSEKVAKTIARSVVEKRLVACVNLVPHITSIYDWKGKIQEDCEVMMMMKTQTSLTPNLTEFIRSVHPYEVVEVISLPVQQGNLPYLHWVKDCTTRK
- the CUTA gene encoding protein CutA isoform X2 codes for the protein MRALFFPYPRLLLLPRAFSMASHPPDASDSASSDYIAGSVSVVFVTCPSEKVAKTIARSVVEKRLVACVNLVPHITSIYDWKGKIQEDCEVMMMMKTQTSLTPNLTEFIRSVHPYEVVEVISLPVQQGNLPYLHWVKDCTTRK